A window of the Fibrobacter sp. UWH4 genome harbors these coding sequences:
- a CDS encoding nodulation protein NfeD, with the protein MKLFVRIISTLLMLAAFCFADTAQDSTSIKKAVTGDSAVATVDTGKLAVDSSALDSIGREASATEAAIQKQAKKHAVWIKLEGDVEPSMYEFCARAIDDALQENPDYIVFEINTFGGRLDAAFDLVDTIMAVKGPTTIALVKKKAISAGSLIALACKKLYMLEATTIGDCAPIVQGGDGTPQIVGEKIQSPLRAKFRNLAQRNGYPELLSSAFVTPELEILELTATLDKGKKSQRDTVLIIEGEKYAVLDSAAKAFWGAPKILVKEGELLTMTDKEAEELGFSQGTFKNRDEFETKLAIESRSEVETTLGEDIASAIAAISGILLILGFGALYIEFKTPGFGLFGILGIILIGIVFLGQFAPQLDGYIPAILLVAGVVLFLVEIFVMPGTFLFGIGGIVCMILALALSFEPSEMPEYVPETIETTFDATPWLLGLLYMLCCAGVALVFPIAASKYLIPLLPEGWTPMLKTDLETAASPTEAVQEVAVGDKGLAKTFLRPVGQALINGKLFDVQTHGEIIEASTRIEVTAVQEGHIWVTVAKSEMDG; encoded by the coding sequence ATGAAGTTGTTTGTGCGTATTATTTCTACTCTTTTGATGCTTGCGGCATTCTGTTTTGCCGACACAGCACAGGATTCCACTTCCATCAAGAAGGCCGTTACCGGCGATTCCGCCGTTGCGACGGTCGACACCGGCAAGCTTGCAGTCGATTCCAGCGCCCTGGATTCTATCGGTCGCGAAGCCTCGGCAACTGAAGCCGCCATCCAGAAACAGGCCAAGAAGCATGCCGTCTGGATTAAGCTGGAAGGCGACGTAGAACCGTCGATGTACGAATTCTGCGCCCGCGCCATCGACGATGCACTTCAGGAAAACCCGGACTACATCGTCTTTGAAATCAACACCTTCGGCGGTCGCCTCGACGCCGCCTTCGACCTGGTGGACACCATCATGGCCGTCAAGGGTCCGACTACCATCGCCCTCGTGAAAAAGAAAGCCATTAGCGCGGGTAGCCTCATCGCGCTCGCCTGTAAAAAGCTCTACATGCTCGAGGCCACCACCATCGGCGACTGCGCGCCCATCGTGCAGGGCGGCGACGGCACCCCGCAAATCGTCGGCGAAAAAATCCAGTCCCCGCTCCGCGCCAAATTCAGGAACCTTGCCCAACGCAACGGCTACCCGGAGCTCCTGAGTTCCGCCTTCGTGACGCCGGAACTTGAAATTCTTGAACTCACCGCCACGCTCGATAAGGGCAAGAAATCGCAACGCGACACGGTACTCATTATCGAAGGAGAAAAATACGCCGTCCTCGACAGCGCCGCCAAAGCCTTCTGGGGCGCCCCCAAAATCCTTGTGAAAGAAGGCGAGCTCCTGACCATGACCGACAAGGAAGCCGAAGAACTCGGATTCTCGCAGGGCACCTTCAAAAACCGAGACGAATTTGAAACCAAGCTCGCCATCGAAAGCAGGAGCGAAGTGGAAACCACCCTCGGCGAAGACATCGCCTCGGCCATCGCGGCGATTTCGGGCATTCTCCTGATACTCGGATTCGGCGCACTCTACATCGAATTCAAGACACCGGGATTCGGCCTATTCGGAATTCTCGGCATCATCCTCATCGGCATTGTATTCCTCGGACAGTTCGCCCCGCAGCTTGACGGCTACATTCCGGCAATTCTGCTGGTAGCCGGCGTGGTGCTGTTCCTGGTCGAAATCTTCGTGATGCCGGGAACATTCCTATTCGGCATCGGCGGTATCGTGTGCATGATCTTGGCACTCGCACTTTCGTTCGAACCCTCGGAAATGCCCGAATACGTCCCCGAAACCATCGAGACGACTTTCGATGCCACCCCCTGGCTGCTCGGGCTACTCTACATGCTCTGTTGCGCGGGCGTCGCACTCGTATTCCCGATTGCAGCTAGCAAGTACCTGATTCCGCTTCTGCCCGAAGGCTGGACGCCCATGCTCAAGACCGATTTGGAAACCGCCGCCTCGCCTACCGAGGCCGTGCAAGAAGTCGCCGTCGGTGACAAAGGACTCGCCAAGACATTCCTGCGCCCCGTTGGCCAAGCACTCATCAACGGCAAGTTGTTTGACGTGCAAACCCACGGCGAAATCATCGAAGCAAGCACCCGCATTGAAGTGACCGCCGTACAAGAAGGCCATATCTGGGTGACCGTCGCTAAATCCGAAATGGATGGTTAA
- the floA gene encoding flotillin-like protein FloA (flotillin-like protein involved in membrane lipid rafts) yields the protein MDTLLIVGIIVAAIAVIVLLAFIGKFFSLWLQALFSKANVSIFQLIGMRLRKVPPQVIVEARILSCKAGLPVDTNLLEAHYLSRGNVLRVIQALIAANKANIRLDFKEAAAIDLAGRNVLEAVQMSVNPKVIETPKVSAVALDGIQLHAVTRITVRASIQKLVGGAGEDTVVARVGEGIVSSIGSAKSHKDVLENPNMISKKVLASGLDAGTAFEILSIDIADVDVGQNIGAILETDRAEADKKIAQAKAEERRAMAYAAEQEMKAKVMEMKAKLVEAEAQIPMAMASALRDGKLGVMDYYNLKNIEADTQMRKEIGSAPEAK from the coding sequence ATGGATACACTCCTTATCGTTGGAATCATCGTCGCGGCCATTGCCGTTATCGTTTTACTCGCCTTTATCGGCAAGTTCTTCAGCCTGTGGCTGCAGGCCTTGTTCTCCAAGGCAAACGTGAGCATTTTCCAGCTTATCGGTATGCGTCTGCGTAAGGTGCCGCCGCAGGTGATCGTGGAAGCTCGAATCCTCAGCTGCAAGGCAGGCCTCCCGGTCGACACGAACCTGCTCGAAGCCCACTACCTTAGCCGCGGTAACGTGCTCCGCGTGATTCAGGCCTTGATTGCCGCCAACAAGGCAAACATCAGGCTGGACTTCAAAGAAGCCGCCGCTATCGACCTTGCCGGCCGTAACGTGCTCGAAGCCGTGCAGATGTCCGTGAACCCGAAGGTGATTGAAACGCCGAAGGTTTCCGCCGTGGCTCTCGACGGTATTCAGCTGCATGCCGTGACCCGTATTACCGTGCGTGCCAGCATCCAGAAGCTGGTGGGTGGCGCTGGCGAAGACACCGTGGTCGCCCGCGTGGGCGAAGGCATCGTGAGTTCCATCGGTTCCGCAAAGAGCCACAAGGATGTGCTCGAGAATCCGAACATGATTTCCAAGAAGGTGCTCGCTTCGGGTCTTGACGCCGGTACCGCCTTCGAAATTCTTTCGATCGACATCGCCGACGTGGATGTGGGCCAGAACATTGGCGCTATCCTCGAAACCGACCGTGCCGAAGCCGACAAGAAGATTGCTCAGGCCAAGGCAGAAGAACGCCGCGCCATGGCATACGCCGCCGAACAGGAAATGAAGGCAAAGGTCATGGAAATGAAGGCGAAGCTCGTCGAAGCCGAAGCCCAGATTCCGATGGCAATGGCATCGGCCCTTCGTGACGGCAAGCTCGGCGTGATGGACTACTACAACCTCAAGAACATCGAAGCCGACACGCAGATGCGTAAAGAAATCGGCAGCGCTCCCGAGGCCAAGTAA
- the prfB gene encoding peptide chain release factor 2 (programmed frameshift) has translation MFNTTHTGLIDLRTRIDKLWGYLDLEAKTEELYVLEKDSADPNLWNDQDKAQSMMKKIGNLRALLDSWKEVSQTCDDLAELYEMSKAEESADLTASIDSDIAELKSKIEAMEFKKMLNGPDDACSCLMSIHPGAGGTESQDWALMLFRMYTHFFERENMDFKVVDFQEAEDAGLKSATIEVTCENAYGLLRSEIGVHRLVRISPFDANARRHTSFTAVYLYPEHEDVEFDLDMADVRVDTYRSSGAGGQYINKTDSAVRMTHLPTGIMASCQTERSQIQNRETCYKMLKTMVAEHYRLEEEAKRDARMAEKKKVEWGSQIRSYVLQPYQLVKDLRTGVETSDTAGVLDGKIKPFINAYLLSTSEGQK, from the exons ATGTTTAATACTACGCATACCGGGCTGATCGACTTGCGTACGCGCATCGACAAGCTCTGGGGGTATCTT GACTTAGAGGCAAAGACCGAAGAACTTTACGTTTTGGAAAAGGACTCCGCCGACCCGAATCTGTGGAATGACCAGGACAAGGCGCAGTCCATGATGAAAAAAATCGGCAATCTGCGCGCCCTGCTGGACTCGTGGAAAGAAGTCTCGCAGACATGCGACGACTTGGCCGAACTTTACGAAATGAGCAAGGCGGAAGAATCCGCCGACCTGACCGCATCGATTGATTCCGATATCGCTGAACTCAAGTCGAAAATCGAGGCGATGGAATTCAAGAAGATGCTGAACGGCCCCGATGATGCCTGCAGCTGCCTGATGTCGATTCATCCGGGTGCAGGCGGCACCGAGTCGCAGGACTGGGCGCTGATGCTCTTCCGCATGTACACGCATTTCTTCGAACGCGAAAACATGGACTTCAAGGTGGTCGACTTCCAGGAAGCGGAAGATGCCGGCCTCAAGAGCGCAACCATCGAGGTCACTTGCGAAAACGCTTACGGCCTGCTTCGCTCGGAAATCGGCGTGCACCGTCTGGTGCGCATCAGCCCCTTTGACGCGAACGCCCGCCGCCACACGAGCTTTACCGCCGTGTACCTGTACCCCGAACACGAAGACGTGGAATTCGATTTGGATATGGCCGACGTTCGCGTGGATACCTACCGCAGTAGCGGTGCCGGTGGCCAGTACATCAACAAGACGGACTCTGCCGTGCGTATGACGCACTTGCCCACGGGCATTATGGCGAGCTGCCAGACCGAACGCAGCCAGATTCAGAACCGCGAAACCTGCTACAAGATGCTCAAGACCATGGTTGCTGAACATTACCGCCTGGAAGAAGAAGCCAAGCGCGATGCCCGTATGGCCGAAAAGAAAAAGGTCGAATGGGGTAGCCAGATTCGTAGCTACGTGTTGCAGCCCTATCAGCTCGTGAAGGACTTGCGCACCGGCGTCGAAACCTCTGATACCGCGGGCGTGCTCGACGGTAAAATCAAGCCGTTCATCAACGCGTACCTGCTCAGCACCAGCGAAGGGCAGAAGTGA
- a CDS encoding peptidylprolyl isomerase, with translation MRSFKFVSRGILTVALAAGIASAQLLNSKSLDVIRVEKTGISAGKIDSLAKMLGEQQFRGKKIDDKTMTQLRYAVIDNLVGQELIKLEAKKMGIKVNKGKVDSLTALFKAQFPSEDAFQKELKKSNTTMAQFREKIEDQLKSEAILEKKVPYPKDPTEKQKEAFWELNKGKVQVNDSISGARIVISTKGKSKQEIEDAKDMLKGLAAQVRSKKATFAQLAAMYSDDQTAKKTGGVMTKFVAKTKGDAFVKAVNKIKVGEMTEPYTDKDGIAIFMLTERNDGKYESYKHQIDYILRVQAEQDRQAQLKAYLDGLGKVYKVQYLDAKYTPPQAIGAAK, from the coding sequence ATGCGTTCTTTTAAATTTGTTTCTCGCGGTATTCTGACGGTCGCTCTGGCCGCCGGTATCGCTTCTGCTCAGTTGTTGAACTCCAAGAGCCTGGACGTGATCCGTGTCGAAAAGACCGGTATTTCTGCAGGTAAGATTGATAGCCTTGCCAAGATGCTCGGCGAACAGCAGTTCCGCGGCAAGAAGATTGATGACAAGACCATGACGCAGCTCCGTTATGCCGTGATTGACAACCTGGTAGGTCAGGAACTCATCAAGCTCGAAGCCAAGAAGATGGGGATCAAGGTGAACAAGGGCAAGGTCGACAGCTTGACCGCACTCTTCAAGGCCCAATTCCCGAGCGAAGACGCCTTCCAGAAGGAACTCAAGAAGTCGAATACCACCATGGCCCAGTTCCGTGAAAAGATTGAAGACCAGCTGAAGAGCGAAGCAATCCTCGAAAAGAAGGTTCCGTATCCGAAGGATCCGACCGAAAAGCAGAAGGAAGCTTTCTGGGAACTCAACAAGGGTAAGGTCCAGGTCAACGATTCCATTAGCGGTGCCCGCATCGTGATTTCTACCAAGGGCAAGTCCAAGCAGGAAATCGAAGATGCCAAGGACATGCTGAAGGGCCTCGCCGCCCAGGTGCGCAGCAAGAAGGCTACGTTTGCCCAGCTCGCCGCCATGTACAGCGACGACCAGACTGCCAAGAAGACCGGTGGCGTGATGACCAAGTTTGTCGCCAAGACCAAGGGTGATGCCTTCGTGAAGGCCGTGAACAAGATCAAGGTGGGCGAAATGACCGAACCGTATACCGACAAGGACGGCATCGCCATCTTCATGCTGACCGAACGCAACGACGGCAAGTACGAAAGCTACAAGCACCAGATCGACTACATCCTGCGTGTGCAGGCTGAACAGGACCGCCAGGCTCAGCTCAAGGCTTACCTCGATGGCCTCGGAAAGGTCTACAAGGTGCAGTACCTCGATGCCAAGTACACTCCGCCGCAGGCTATCGGAGCTGCTAAGTAA
- a CDS encoding FISUMP domain-containing protein — protein MNYGTQVTLGTTTFDDSKVEKFCYDDDSWYCEHYFGGLYSWSETFGLPRACDSVWTGTTPNCPDSIAKGIVYDSDWNKLQIQGVCPDGWHVMNETEWRAMIGGEESAYRATSKASNGSNSNGFSALFGGGGYDDDGCRFDNIGKYAQFWLPKETAYHGARVASFEKSSWDYISFRKVYGLSVRCVKNYTSLYVE, from the coding sequence TTGAATTATGGAACCCAGGTGACACTTGGAACCACTACTTTTGACGATAGTAAGGTCGAAAAGTTCTGCTATGACGATGATTCCTGGTATTGCGAACATTATTTTGGCGGGCTGTACTCTTGGAGCGAAACATTTGGACTCCCTAGGGCGTGTGATAGTGTGTGGACTGGAACGACGCCGAATTGCCCTGATTCTATTGCAAAGGGAATCGTTTATGATTCTGACTGGAATAAACTTCAAATCCAAGGTGTGTGCCCAGATGGCTGGCATGTGATGAACGAAACAGAATGGCGAGCCATGATTGGTGGCGAAGAATCTGCATATAGGGCAACGTCTAAAGCTTCGAATGGAAGTAATAGTAATGGTTTCTCTGCTTTGTTTGGTGGGGGGGGGTATGATGATGACGGTTGCAGATTTGATAACATCGGAAAATATGCTCAATTTTGGTTACCAAAGGAAACTGCTTATCATGGGGCTAGGGTAGCTTCGTTCGAAAAAAGTTCGTGGGACTATATTTCTTTTCGAAAAGTTTATGGCTTGTCCGTCCGTTGTGTAAAGAATTATACTTCTTTATACGTGGAATAA
- a CDS encoding BrnT family toxin, whose product MIFEWDENKAKTNFIKHKVTFEEAQTVFYDENALLLADEKHSDEEERFILMGISSMMNTLLVCFCERGSEENEIIRIISSRKANKKETEQYWKRRLP is encoded by the coding sequence ATGATTTTCGAATGGGACGAAAACAAAGCCAAAACAAATTTTATCAAACACAAGGTGACTTTTGAAGAGGCTCAAACAGTTTTCTATGACGAAAATGCTCTTTTGCTTGCGGATGAAAAACATTCTGATGAAGAAGAACGTTTTATTCTAATGGGAATATCTTCGATGATGAATACGCTTTTGGTGTGTTTTTGCGAACGAGGTTCAGAAGAAAACGAAATCATCCGAATCATTTCATCTCGAAAAGCAAACAAAAAGGAAACAGAACAATACTGGAAAAGGAGGTTGCCATGA
- a CDS encoding CopG family antitoxin, with product MKKNYDFSNAVKNPYAKKLKKTICINISESVLAYFKELAEKTNIPYQTLINMFLEQAKADKMEPKFVSKPTRKKQVA from the coding sequence ATGAAGAAGAACTACGATTTCAGCAATGCAGTCAAAAACCCGTATGCAAAAAAATTGAAGAAGACGATTTGTATAAACATCAGTGAATCGGTTCTCGCTTATTTCAAGGAACTGGCGGAAAAAACAAACATTCCATACCAGACATTAATCAATATGTTCCTTGAACAAGCAAAGGCTGATAAAATGGAACCTAAATTTGTTTCGAAGCCCACTCGCAAAAAACAAGTGGCTTAA
- a CDS encoding BrnT family toxin, which yields MEVEFEWDEHKNALNQKKHGISFEEAKSCFEDEHARVFFDVEHSKNEDRSILIGLSEKLRTLIVVYTERNLLDAEIIVNRIISARKATKKEFQYYWNERKGDGL from the coding sequence ATGGAAGTAGAATTCGAGTGGGACGAACATAAGAATGCGCTAAACCAAAAGAAACACGGAATTTCATTCGAAGAAGCCAAATCGTGCTTTGAAGATGAACACGCTAGAGTTTTCTTTGATGTAGAACATTCAAAAAACGAGGATAGGTCTATTCTGATTGGATTGTCAGAAAAACTTAGGACTCTTATTGTGGTTTATACGGAACGAAACCTTCTTGATGCCGAGATTATAGTCAATCGAATCATCAGCGCTCGCAAGGCAACGAAAAAAGAATTCCAATACTATTGGAATGAACGAAAAGGAGACGGATTATGA
- a CDS encoding BrnA antitoxin family protein produces the protein MRKEYDFASMKAVKNPYAAALKKQITIRLNSSTIEYFKNMAKEVGIPYQTLIDSYLTDCAQCKRKLTMHWK, from the coding sequence ATGAGAAAGGAGTATGATTTTGCGAGCATGAAGGCGGTTAAAAATCCCTATGCAGCCGCATTGAAAAAACAGATAACGATTCGTCTGAATTCAAGTACCATTGAATATTTCAAGAATATGGCGAAAGAAGTCGGCATTCCTTACCAGACGCTCATCGACTCATATCTGACAGATTGCGCCCAATGCAAGCGCAAACTGACCATGCATTGGAAATAA
- a CDS encoding nitroreductase family protein, with translation MDFITLAKERYSCRKFSDKAVEPEKLSLVLEAGRLSPTAVNGQPVTVKVLKSETAIAKLRGITRMAYNAPVVLMVCYDKDKCYSPVTYHDDFVSGDMDSSIVTTSMMMQATDLGLATLWARGFNASEIERAFDFPANLKLACFLDVGYADPAEGGPSPRHPVRKPMSEFATEL, from the coding sequence ATGGATTTTATTACACTTGCAAAAGAACGTTACAGCTGCCGCAAATTCAGCGACAAGGCTGTGGAACCCGAAAAACTCTCCCTCGTGCTTGAAGCGGGGCGCCTTTCTCCGACAGCCGTGAATGGCCAGCCGGTGACGGTGAAGGTACTCAAGTCCGAGACAGCCATTGCCAAGCTCCGCGGTATTACCCGCATGGCCTACAACGCCCCCGTGGTGCTCATGGTCTGCTACGACAAGGACAAGTGCTATTCTCCCGTGACTTACCACGACGATTTTGTGAGTGGCGACATGGATTCAAGCATCGTGACGACCTCGATGATGATGCAGGCCACCGACTTAGGTCTTGCGACCTTGTGGGCCCGTGGCTTCAACGCCTCTGAAATCGAACGCGCCTTCGACTTCCCGGCAAACCTGAAGCTTGCCTGCTTCTTGGATGTGGGCTACGCCGACCCCGCCGAAGGCGGCCCTTCGCCGCGCCACCCCGTGCGCAAGCCCATGAGCGAATTCGCAACAGAACTGTAA
- a CDS encoding DMT family transporter, translated as MVDRVIASLKGFIFAALSAICYGTNPLGALHLYAQNYSPETVLFYRFFTAALLLMVVMLSKGSHFKISFREFRALVAFGFLFAASSLTYYASFKYMDAGLASTLLFLYPLEVSVLMAVFFKEKIKVWTVVSIAVSMVGIALLYRGGDGATLSTVGCLLVFLSSISYAIYIVMVNRVNLQMGSVKMTFYAICFCMFFLLLYSVTLGSGLPPVFTQASSWGWGFMLGLVPTVLSLIFMVKAVRIVGSTPTAILGALEPVTAVTIGVTVFAETLTTRIMAGIILILCSTILIAVKK; from the coding sequence ATGGTTGATCGTGTGATTGCCTCTCTCAAGGGTTTTATTTTTGCAGCCCTTTCGGCTATTTGCTATGGCACGAATCCGCTGGGTGCGCTCCACTTGTATGCACAGAACTATTCGCCCGAGACGGTGCTTTTTTACCGATTCTTTACGGCGGCATTGTTGCTGATGGTCGTCATGCTTTCCAAGGGCTCGCACTTTAAAATTTCGTTTCGCGAGTTCCGTGCGCTTGTGGCGTTCGGCTTCTTGTTTGCCGCGAGTTCACTCACGTATTACGCCTCGTTCAAGTACATGGACGCAGGCCTTGCCTCGACGCTCTTGTTCCTTTATCCGCTCGAAGTCTCGGTGCTCATGGCGGTTTTCTTCAAGGAAAAAATCAAGGTTTGGACGGTTGTTTCTATTGCGGTTTCTATGGTGGGCATAGCCCTCTTGTACCGCGGGGGAGATGGCGCAACGCTCAGTACGGTGGGGTGCCTGCTCGTGTTCCTGTCGTCCATCAGTTACGCCATTTACATAGTGATGGTAAATCGCGTCAACTTGCAGATGGGTTCGGTCAAGATGACTTTTTACGCCATCTGCTTTTGCATGTTCTTTTTGTTGCTTTACTCGGTGACGCTCGGTTCGGGCCTCCCGCCAGTGTTTACGCAGGCAAGTTCGTGGGGCTGGGGCTTTATGCTCGGCCTTGTGCCGACGGTGCTCTCGCTCATTTTCATGGTGAAGGCGGTGCGTATCGTGGGTTCTACGCCGACGGCGATATTGGGCGCTCTGGAGCCTGTGACCGCCGTGACGATTGGCGTGACTGTGTTTGCCGAAACTCTGACGACGCGCATTATGGCGGGCATCATCTTGATCCTTTGTTCCACCATTTTGATTGCCGTAAAGAAATAA